A segment of the Streptomyces sp. NBC_00376 genome:
GGCCGCCGAGCCGAACACAGCCGCGTACAAGCCCTGAAGCCCCAGGTTCTTGACCACTTCGTCCCAGTAGACGGGCGCGCGCAGCAGGTCCGCGTACGACATCCAGTAGTGCGGGAAGAGATACGGGTGCAGCGCGCTCAACTGCGGGATGCCGTCCACGATCTGTACGGTGATCAGCAGCCCGACCGTCGCCGCCATGGCCGCGATGCCGCTGCCGGTGAGGGTCGAGACGAACAGGCCGATCGCCGCGAACCCGATCAGTGACGCCGCGACGACCACCGCGATCAGCCCGGCGCGCAGCAGCCCCTCGCCGAAGCCGATCCGGGTCCCCGAGATGGTGGTGACCTCCCCCACGGGGAAGAGCAGCGAGCCCACGACGAGCGCGGACAGGGCCACGACCAGGGTCGCGACCAGGCAGAACACCACCACCGAGGCGTACTTCGTCAGCAGCAGCCTGGTCCGGCCGGCCGGGGCGACCAGCAGGTAGCGCAGGGTTCCCGCGTTCGCCTCGCCCGCGACCGAGTCGCCCGCCACGACCCCGACGGCCATCGGCAGGAAGACCGGGAGCGTCACGGCTAGGGCGGCGAAGACCAGGAAGAGCCCGTTGTTGGTGATCTGGGAGAGGAACGCCGGGCCTCCCCCGCCGCCGCCCGGTCCCGGCGAGGAGCCGTCGTTCGTCTCGATCCGCACCGCGATGCCGATCAGTACGGGCACGGCGGCCAGCACCCCGAGCAGTGCCAGGGTGCGCCAGCGGCGGAGTGTGGTGGTCAGTTCGGAGCGGAGGAGCCCGAAGGTCCACAGCGGGCTCGGCGCCCTGCCCGCCCCGGCGACCGCGGCTTCAGCCTGCGACATCGAAACCCTCTCCGGTGAGTGCGACGAAGGCGTCCTCCAGTGAGGCCCGTTCGACGCCGAAGGACCTCAGCCGTACACCGGCGTGCACCAGCGCCGCGCTGAGGTCGGCGAGTTCGACGTCGCCCGGCGGGGCCTCGGCGCTCACCCGGTCGCCGTCGACCGTGATCCCGGTGACGCCCAGTTCCTTGAGGACCCGGGCGGCGTCGCCCGGGTCGGGGGTGGTGACGGCCAGCCGGCCCCGGGCACCCGCGGCGAGTTCCGCGACCGGGCCCTGGGTGATCAGCCGGCCCCTGGCCATCACCGCGGCGTGCGTGCAGACCTGCTCGATCTCGTCGAGGAGGTGCGAGGAGAGGAAGACGGTGGTGCCGTCCGCCGCCAGTTCCCTGACCAGGGTGCGGATCTCCCGCATGCCCTGCGGGTCCAGGCCGTTGGTCGGCTCGTCGAGCACGAGCAGCCGGCGCGGCTGGAGCAGGGCGGCGGCGAGGCCGAGGCGCTGCTTCATGCCGAGCGAGTACGCCCTGGCCTTCTTTCCGGCCGCCGCGGCCAGCCCGACCCGGTCCAGGGCCTGGTCCACCCGGGCCCGGCGGGTGCGCGGATCGGCGGTGGGGTCTGCGGAGTCGTAGCGCAGCAGGTTGTCCCGGCCGCTCAGGAACCCGTACAGCGCGGGCCCCTCGATCAGCGCGCCGACCTGCGGGAGCACGGTGCGGGCGGCGGCCGGCATGGGACGGCCCAGCAGCCGAGCGGTGCCGGACGTCGCTTCGATGAGGCCCATCAGCATCCGGATGGTGGTGGTCTTGCCCGAGCCGTTGGGGCCGAGGAAGCCGAAGATGCTGCCGCCGGGGACGCTGAGGTCGAGGCCGTCGACGGCGAGCTGGCCGCCGCGGTAGCGCTTGGTGAGGCCCCGGGTCTCGATCACGGCTCCCGGCTCGGTGACCGCCGTCGGTTCGACGACGGTCCCGGACTCTGTCATGCGTACTCCCCATGGGTCGGGCAGGGCCCGTCCGCCGGACGGGCGATGGCGACCCGCCCCGCCGTACGGAGCGTACGGCGGGGCGGGTCGGCGGTGCGGGAAGCGCGGCGCCCCCCGGCGTCAGGAGGCGCTGTTCGCCGCCTTGACCAGCGCGTCCTTCGTGACCGCGCCGACGTACACCTTGCCGTCGTCCGTCATCAGGGCATTGACCAGGCGGGTCTTGAAGACCGTGCCCGAGCCGAACTTGCCGGTGACCTTGTCGCCCAGCGCGTCCAGGAACTGCTGGGCCTCGGCCGGGACATCGCCCGACGCCTTCGAGGGGAGTCCGGTGGCGCCAGGGGTGGTGATCTCGGCGATCGCGCTCCAGCCCTCGCCGATGACCTTCGTGTTCTTGGCGCCCGGCTCCCCGGCGCCGAGCTGCGCGGCGTCGGCGCCCGGGATCAGGTCGCCGAGGCCCTTGTCGGCCTTGTGCTGCGCCTTGGCGTCGTCGGCCTCGGTCACCTCGGTGCCCTTGGGCGGGGTGAAGGTGAACAGGGAGGCGTCCGGCTTGGCGAAGTCGACCTCGGTGAACCCGGCGTCGACAACGGCCTTGCCACCGGCGGCCGGAAGCAGCGTGAACTTCAGCGGCACACCGCTCTTCGCGTCGACCGCGACCGTGACCGAACCGATCGTGGAGCCGCTCTGCTTGGGCTTCACGACCAGCTTGTACGCGTCGCGCCCGGCTACCTGCGCGGTGCCGTCGACCGTCACCGACGTGGTGGGACCGGCGGCCTTCAGCACCTGCTCGGCGAGTGCCTTCGGGGTGGTGGGCACGCCCTCGGGAACGGGGTGCCCGGACTTCTTCCCGGCGTCCCGGCCGGCGTCCTTGCCCGCCTGCTTCTCGGTGGCGTGGTACGCCTGGTCGGACTTGCTGTCGTACGCCCAGACCTGATCGCCGTTGTGGATCAGGCTGTACTCGGACGCGTT
Coding sequences within it:
- a CDS encoding ABC transporter permease; this translates as MSQAEAAVAGAGRAPSPLWTFGLLRSELTTTLRRWRTLALLGVLAAVPVLIGIAVRIETNDGSSPGPGGGGGGPAFLSQITNNGLFLVFAALAVTLPVFLPMAVGVVAGDSVAGEANAGTLRYLLVAPAGRTRLLLTKYASVVVFCLVATLVVALSALVVGSLLFPVGEVTTISGTRIGFGEGLLRAGLIAVVVAASLIGFAAIGLFVSTLTGSGIAAMAATVGLLITVQIVDGIPQLSALHPYLFPHYWMSYADLLRAPVYWDEVVKNLGLQGLYAAVFGSAAWARFTTKDITA
- a CDS encoding ABC transporter ATP-binding protein, coding for MTESGTVVEPTAVTEPGAVIETRGLTKRYRGGQLAVDGLDLSVPGGSIFGFLGPNGSGKTTTIRMLMGLIEATSGTARLLGRPMPAAARTVLPQVGALIEGPALYGFLSGRDNLLRYDSADPTADPRTRRARVDQALDRVGLAAAAGKKARAYSLGMKQRLGLAAALLQPRRLLVLDEPTNGLDPQGMREIRTLVRELAADGTTVFLSSHLLDEIEQVCTHAAVMARGRLITQGPVAELAAGARGRLAVTTPDPGDAARVLKELGVTGITVDGDRVSAEAPPGDVELADLSAALVHAGVRLRSFGVERASLEDAFVALTGEGFDVAG
- a CDS encoding LolA family protein, whose product is MAPNDSAETNGGTRGTAAGRRKAARYIVPVAVAGVAAATIGLVPALASSGDPDLPKIGAQELIEKIAASDTEQLSGTVKISTDLGIPSLGGLAESFAPGGAGGDGGKGGSSADPQERMTELASGTHTLRIAADGPDKQRLSILDNASEYSLIHNGDQVWAYDSKSDQAYHATEKQAGKDAGRDAGKKSGHPVPEGVPTTPKALAEQVLKAAGPTTSVTVDGTAQVAGRDAYKLVVKPKQSGSTIGSVTVAVDAKSGVPLKFTLLPAAGGKAVVDAGFTEVDFAKPDASLFTFTPPKGTEVTEADDAKAQHKADKGLGDLIPGADAAQLGAGEPGAKNTKVIGEGWSAIAEITTPGATGLPSKASGDVPAEAQQFLDALGDKVTGKFGSGTVFKTRLVNALMTDDGKVYVGAVTKDALVKAANSAS